The sequence below is a genomic window from Streptomyces sp. NBC_00582.
GAGAAGATCTAGAAGGTCCGAGGGTTTTCCCTGGGCTGAGCGGCCACTCTAAGCGGCCGCTCACCTTCGGCGGTATGGTGGGGCGACTGTACCGAGAGGGGCGAGCGAGGGATGAGTACGGCTCAGGAGACGGCCGGCGGCGAGATCGAGCCGTGGGACGAGGTCACCCCCGACGCGGCCCGGCGACTGCTCGTCGCCGCCGTGGAGGCGTTCGCCGAGCGGGGCTATCACGCGACGACGACCCGTGACATCGCGGGCCGCGCGGGGATGAGCCCGGCCGCTCTCTACATCCACTACAAGACCAAGGAAGAGCTGCTGCACCGCATCAGCCGGATCGGTCACGACCGGGCGCTGGACATCCTGCGCACGGCGGCGGCCGGCGACGGCAGCGCGACGCAGCGGCTCGCGGAGGCCGTGAGCTCCTTCGTCCGCTGGCACGCCGGGCGGCGCACCACCGCCCGGGTCGTCCAGTACGAACTGGACGCCCTCGGACCCGACGCCCGCGCCGAGATCCTCGCGCTGCGCCGGCAGGTCGACGCGGAGGTGCGCGGCATCATCCAGGACGGGGTCGCGACGGGGGAGTTCCAGGTCATCGACGTCCACGGCACCACTCTCGCCGTGCTCTCCCTCTGCATCGACGTGGCCCGCTGGTTCAACGTCGACGGCCCCCGCACACCGGACGAGGTCGGCGCGCTGTACGCCGACCTCGTGCTGCGGATGGTGGGCGCGGCGCAGTAGTGGCGCGCCCGGGGGCGGGTGGGCCAGGGGGTGTTTCGAAAGTCCCGGCACCGCACAGGACTTTCGAAACACCCCCTAGAACTAGAGGTAGTAGCGGGA
It includes:
- a CDS encoding TetR/AcrR family transcriptional regulator, which gives rise to MSTAQETAGGEIEPWDEVTPDAARRLLVAAVEAFAERGYHATTTRDIAGRAGMSPAALYIHYKTKEELLHRISRIGHDRALDILRTAAAGDGSATQRLAEAVSSFVRWHAGRRTTARVVQYELDALGPDARAEILALRRQVDAEVRGIIQDGVATGEFQVIDVHGTTLAVLSLCIDVARWFNVDGPRTPDEVGALYADLVLRMVGAAQ